Genomic DNA from Azospirillum brasilense:
GCCAAGCCGCCGCCAACCATGGCGCTGCGCATCGCCCCGTTCCGCTGCCGGAACCGGCCAACGCCGACAGCTTCCCCTACGGCGTCGCGGCGGAGTGACGAGCCGCACCCTTCCCGTTTCCATCAAGTTCCTGCTGAAAAGCCGCACAGTCCCGCACGGCGTAAAAACAGCAACTGTCGCCCGGTTACCGTCAAGCGCCGTTTTAATCCCGAAAGCGCGCGCGTTAATTTGGAAATGAGCCGCCTTTTCGCGCCGCTTTCCTTCACTTTCCGCCAAACGAACCATCCCTTTCGGCTGCGACAAATCGCCATAGACTTATCCCCCTGACCAGCTTGACGGGGGAGAGCCGATCGTGCAGAAAGAGTCCAACCGGATTCAAGAAATCCGAAGCATTCAGAGCGGCGCGGAACGCTCCTGTCTGAACGGGACACACAAAAAATCAAGTCCACAGGAACTGGAATTGCTTTTCATGTGTCTATGAAAGGCAACCAGGTGGCTGTCTTATTTTGGCGATGCAGCAATGAATTTTTGCAACGCACATGCATTTGAAAACAGGACTCCGGTGCGCGGAGCCAATCTGGAACGCCGGCCGTACAGCCGGCCGAAGAACGCCGGGCGATCCAAAGGGAGGAGCAAGAGATGAGCCGCCGCAACCGGCACGCCCATGACGCAAAATGCCGTACCATACTCCAGGCGACCGCCGACCGGCTGGACCGGTTGCGGTCGCAGGTGGAGCGGTTCGGCCTTGAGGGTCACGAAGGCATGAGTCGGGACGTGTTGGAGCGCACGCTGGATGCCCTGCGCGGCCAGCACAACCGTCTGTCCGCCCGCGTCGAGGCGGCGCGCATCGCGACGGATGACGCCTGGCCCTTCGCCCGGGCGATCGCCGACCAGACGGCGGCGGAGTTGATCGACGGCCTCGACGGCATGGAAGCCCGCCTGAAGCGCGTGGCGGCCTGACCGACGGCCGCCGCCCCGGGCCGGGTTACTCCGCCTTCAGCAACGAAGCGGCACTTGGCTCGGTCGCCGGGGCGGCCGGCGGCGCACCGGGAAGGATGATGCGTACCACCGTGCCTTCCCCAGGGGCGCTGCACAGATCCAGCCGCCCGCCATGGGCCTCCACGAACCGCTTGGCGAGCGGCAGACCCAGCCCGGTGCCGGAATGGGCCTTGGTCATGTAGCCGTTCACCTGACGGAAAGGCTCCAACGCGATCTGGATGTCCTCCGGCGACATGCCGATGCCGGAATCGGCGACGGTCATCACCACACAGCCCGACTCGTCGCGCGCCGCGTCCGCTCGCACGCGTCCCCCCGCCGGCGTGAACTTGATGGCGTTGGACAGCAGATTCAGAACGGCCTGCCTCAACCGGAGGGCGTCGGCCATCACCGTGAGACCGGGCTCGACGGGCGCCGTCTCGACCAGCACCCCCTTCTGATCGGCCAGCGCCTCCATCAGCTCCAGGCATTCCCCGAGCAGAACAGCGACCGACACCGGTTCCGGATAGAGTTCCAGCCGCCCCGCCTCGACCTTCGCCATGTCCAGCACATCGTTGACCAGCGTCAGCAGATGCTGGCCGGAGGCGTGGATGCTGGCGATGTAATCCTGGTGCTTCGGCGGGCTTGGGCCGAACAGGCCGGACAGCAGAGCCTCACTGAAGCCGATGATCGCGTTCAGCGGGGTGCGCAGTTCGTGACTCATGTTGGCCAGGAAATCGGATTTGGCCAGGTTGGCCGCCTCGGCGTGCTCCTTCTCGGCCTCAAGCCGGCGGCGCTGCTCCGCCAGCATGGCCTCGCGGGCGATGCGGGCCTCGCGTTCCGCGTGGCGGCGGCGGCGGACATGGCGCGTCACCACCAGCGACAGCACCAGCGTGGCCAGACCGGCGCCCGCCGCGCCGGCCAGAATCGTGGTGCGCGTCCGGTTCAACTGGCTGCTGATCTGTTCGAACGGGACGGCCACGATGATCGACCAGCCGGTCTGCTGCGACCGGTGAACGAGAACCAGCGCCGCGTGCCCCTCGCGCGTCGTTCCCGAGAACAACCCCGGATTCTGCCCCGTCAGCCGGGGCACCATCGAATCCCTGACCCTTTGGCCGACATGCCGGTCCGGGTCGTGGGACCGCGCGGCGATGACCATGGCGGGGTCGACGACCGACACCGTCCAGGCTGCGGGGATTCCGGACCCGCGCAGCACGGCGTCGAGCCCGTCCAGCCCGACCGCCAGTGACAGCACATGGCGGATCGGCGTTCCCTCCGGGTCATCCGGGTCCAGGACCGGCGCGCGGACGATCAGCGCCGGGCGCCCCGGCGGCCCGCCGGGAGGGAGGACACCGCCGACCACCGTCCTCCGTGTGGCGGCCACCTGCCGGGTGACGTCGTCCAGGCGCGGCGGCGGCAGGGATGCGCCCAGCGTGTACTGCGTGTGGAACAGGAAGGACATGTCCTCCACCGTCACCAGCCCCATCGCCAGCCAGCCCGGCTGGCTGCGCACGGCCTCCGCCGCCTCGGACTTCAACAAAGCGAGGTCGTTCACCGTTTTGCGGCTCAAGGAGGCGAGCAGCTCCAGAGGCCGGGCCTTGCTTTCCAGTTCCCGGTCGATGGCGACCATGACGGTGCGTGCCTGCGCCGCCAGTTCAGCCGCCAGCACGTCCTGCTGCCGGAGGTCCAGAATCCAGACCACCACCGCCAGGAACAGCAGCAGAGGGGCGATGGCGGCGAGCCCAAGACCAAGCGTCGATGAGGGCAGTCGCAAGGCACTCTCCGACCGTTTGCGGAAACGGTATGGCGTCGGGACTGGAACGGGAAAGGCGGCGCGCCTCCCACCCCAATGGGTCGCGCGCATCCGCCCTCCTGTCAAGCCCTGCGGTTGTCCGTCCCCCTGCGCTCAGCCCACCGCCGCGAGAATGCGGGCGAGTTCCACCGCCGTCTTGACCCCCATCTTCTCGAAGACATGGGCGCGGTGAACCTCGACGGTCCGCATGCTGATACCCAGCTCGTCGGCGATGACCTTGTTCAGTTTGCCGGCCACCACCAGCCCCATCACCTGCCGTTCGCGCTGGGTCAGGGTCGCCAGCCGGGCGGCCACCCCGGCCTGCCCGGCCTGCCGCGCCCGCTCCCCGGCGTCGAAGGCCAGCGCCTCGATCACCCGGTCGACGAGGTCGTTGTCGTTGAAGGGCTTCTCCACGAAGTCGCGGGCGCCCTTCTTCAAGGCCGACACCGCGATGGGCACGTCGCCATGGCCGGTCAGGAACAGCACGGGCATCCGGCAGCCCATGGCGGTCAGGCGGTCGAACAGCTCCAGCCCGCTCATCCCCTCCATGCGGATGTCCAGCAGAAGGCACCCGGCCATGGCGGGGTCATAGTCGGCGAGGAACGCCTCCGCCGACGGCCAGGAGGCCACCGGCACGTTGCGCGACTGGAAGAGCCAGCCCATGGCGTCGCGGATCGCCTCGTCGTCGTCGACGATGTGCAGCTTCGGCTCACACATCTTGCGGTCTCTCGTCCTGGGACACCACCGCGCCGGTCAAGGACGGGGCGGACAGGACCGGCAGGGAGAAGAGGAACACGGTGCCGCCGTCCGGCGCGGGCTCGAACCACAGGCGTCCCTGGTGGTGCTCGATGATGGACCGGCAGATGTTCAGGCCCATGCCCATGCCCTCGGTCTTGGTGGTGAAGAAGGGAGAAAACAGTTTTTCCGCATTTTCGGGCGAAATGCCACAACCGCGGTCCTGGATGCGCGTCAGGACGGCCCCGTCCTGCGCCTGCACCGTCACGCTCAGCCGGCGGCGGTCGCGCCGCGTCGCCGCCATCGCCTCGATGCCGTTGCGCATGAGGTTCACCACCACCTGCTGCAGCAGGATGCGGTCGGCCATCACCGCCGGCAGGCCGTTCCCCACCTCCAGCACCAGCTTCACCCCCTGCTGGCGGGCATCGGCCTCCATCAGCGCCACGCAATCCTCCAGCATCTCCGACAGGCAGCAGGGGGCGACGTTCGGTTCGCTCTTGCGCACGAAGTCGTGGATCCGGCGGATGATCTGGCCGGCCCGCTTGGCCTGCCCGGACAGCTTCTCCAGCGCCGTCGCCAGCTCGTCCGGCCGGATGCTGCCGGCCTGAAGGCGGTTGAGACAGCCCGTGCAGTAGCTGGCGATGGCCGACAGCGGCTGGTTCAGCTCATGCGCCAGGGTCGAGGCCATCTTGCCCATGGTGATGAGCCGCGCCGTCTGCTGCAGCCGCTCCTGCTGCTGGCGGGCCAGCTCCTCCGCCCGCTTGCGCTCGGTGATGTCGAGGACGGACCCCATCCAGCCGGTGTGCCGCCCCTTGGCGTCGATCAGCGGGGCCTCGTAGATCAGCGCGTCGAACCGCTCGCCGTTGGCCCGGCGGAAGCGCAGCTCGAAGCCGTTGGCCGGCGCGTTGCCGGCCAGGACGGCGCGGAAGACCTCCTCGGTGTGGGCGAGATCCTCGGGCAGCCAATAGGGCATGATCGGCCCGGCCCCCACCAGCTCCTCCGCCGACCAGCCGACCATGCGGCAGAAGGCCGGATTCACATAGATGATGCGCCCGTCCAGGTCGCGGGCGCGCATGCCCACCGTCAGGCTGTCCTCCATCGCCTTGCGGAAGGCGTGCTCGGCGCGCAGGGCCTCCTCCGCCCGGATGCGCCGCGCGATGTGGCGGCGCACCGCCCACAGGCTCCACAGGGCCGAAACGGTCAGCGCGAAGATGGCGGCGATCAGGATGTTGCGCCCGAGGTTGCCGGACAGCTGGTGCAGCGTGGCAACCAGGGTCAACCCATGCCCCGGCGGATCGAAGGGGACGACGTGGCTGCGCCGCGGCTCCGGCATGGCGATGCGCGACTTGGTCCCCAGCACCGCGCCGTAGGGGTCGAGAACCTCCAGCTGGTAGCGCTGGGCGAACCACCAGGGCACGTGATGGGTCAGCAGGGCGTCGATCGACAGCACGCCAGCGAGCGCGCCGGCGAACTGGTCCCCGCGGAAGATGGGGATGACGATCTCGAAAGCGGTGTCCGCGGCCCCCAGCCGGTAGGGCGCCGAATAGGCCCGGCGGCCCGAGGAGCGGGCGATCAGGAAGGCGTCGGCGCGCGGGCTGGGGCCGAAGGCGTCGTCCAGCGCCGGCCCATCGTCCACCGGCGGTTCCGACCGCATAGGGCGGCCCTGCGCGTCCAGCCGCACCACCCGCTGGATCGCCGGATTCACCGTCACGATGTGGCGCGCCATCACCGGGTAGTTCACCGGTGTGGTGTCCTCGCGCCCCAGCGATTCGGCGAGATACTGCAGCTTCTCCTCGTCGGAGGTGAGCTGGAAATGCAGGTTCTGCTCCACCCACAGCACGTCCTTGATGAGGGTGAGAGTCTCCTCCTCCCGCTCGCTGCGGTGGAGCACCCATAGGAAGACGCCGAACAGAAGAACGACCAGCGCCATCGCCACGATGGGCATGGCCTGAACCGGACCGCGCTGGCCGAGGCCATGGGCGGCGCTGGCCGCACCGCCGGTCATGGGGGGGAGAGGTGTTGGCACGGCAACCAATATGTCACGTTCACAGCTACGGATTTCCACAATAGCGTTGAGGGGGAAATTATCGAACAATGAAAGAATATCAAAGGCCGGACCATCAGTCCGACCAACAACAAGTGGAGGATGACCCCTATGAAGTTCGTTTCGCTGCTGTGCGCCACCGTCGCCGCCGGCTGCCTGATGGCCGCCACCGCCGCCACCGCGCAGGAGCCGATCGTCATCAAGTTCAGCCACGTCGTCGCTCCGGAGACCCCGAAGGGCAAGGGCGCCGAGAAGTTCAAGCAGCTGGCCGAGCAGCGCACCGGCGGCAAGGTGAAGGTCGAGGTCTATCCGAACAGCCAGCTCTACAAGGATAAGGAGGAGCTGGAGGCCCTGCAGCTCGGCGCTGTGCAGATGCTGGCCCCGTCGCTGGCCAAGTTCGGGCCGCTGGGCGCCAAGGAATTCGAGATCTTCGACCTGCCCTACATCTTCCCCTGCAAGACCGCCCTGGTGAAGGTCACCACCGGCCCGATCGGCAAGCAGCTGTTCCAGAAGCTGGAGAACAAGGGCATCACCGGTCTGGCCTATTGGGACAACGGCTTCAAGATCATGAGCGCCAACAAGCCGCTGCACGCCACGGCGGACTTCAAGGGCCTCAAGATGCGCATCCAGTCGTCGAAGGTGCTGGACGCGCAGATGCGCGCGCTCGGCGCCCTGCCGCAGGTGATGGCCTTCTCCGAGGTCTATCAGGCCCTGCAGACCGGCGTCGTCGACGGCACCGAGAACCCGCCGTCCAACATGTACACCCAGAAGATGCACGAGGTGCAGAGCCACGCCACGCTCTCCGACCACGGCTATCTGGGTTACGCGGTCATCGTGAACAAGAAGTTCTGGGACGGGCTGCCGGGCGACGTCCGCACCCAGCTCGACGGCGCGATGAAGGAGGCGACCGAGTACGCCAACAACATCGCCCAGGAAGAGAATGACAAGGCGCTGGAGGCGATGAAGGCCGCCGGCAAGACCAAGTTCTACGAGCTGACCAAGGAAGAGCGCGCGTCGTGGCGCCAGGCCATGCTGCCGGTCCACGAGGACATGGCGTCGCGCGTCGGCAAGGAACTGCTGGCGAGCATCAAGACCGAGACCGACGCCGCCAAGTGCGAGTGATCACGAGCGTCTGACCGGGCGGCACTGCCGCCCGGTCCAATCAAGCAAGACCAACGCACAGCCTTCGGCAAGCGCCCGCTCACTCGACGCGGGCGCTTCCTCCTGCGCGCGGAGCCACCATGCCCATGAAAATCCTAGACCATCTGGAGGAGATTCTTATCGCCTTCCTGATGGCCGCGGCAACGACGATCATCTTCGTTGCCGTCGTCCACCGTTATGCGTCCGGCATCCCCGTCATCCAGGACTACATCCTGCATTGGAATCTGGCCTGGGCGCAGGAGCTGTGCATCTACATGTTCGTCTGGATGGCGAAGTTCGGCGCCGCCTACGGCGTCCGCACGGGCATCCATGTGGGTGTGGACGTGCTCATCAACAAGCTGTCCGTCCCGATGCGGTCGAAATTCATCGTGTTCGGCCTGCTGGCGGGCGCCCTGTTCACCGGCGTGGTCGGCACGATGGGCTCCACCTTCGTCTGGCACATGTCGGACACCGAGCAGGTGTCGGCCGACTTGGAATGGCCGATGTGGATCATCTATCTGGCGATCCCGATCGGCTCCTACCTGATGTGCTTCCGCTTCCTTCAGGTGATGGTCAACTTCCTGCGCACCGGCGAGCTGCCGCACCACGACCACGGCCATGTCGAGGGTCTGGAAGAGGACACCACCGACCCGCAACGCGCCGCGCAGGACGTCAACTGGTACGAGATGGACGACAACCTGCACCCGCACGACATCGCCCATCACGAGGGCCGCCAGCCCGGCAACGGCCCGGCTGGCCCGGCTGCCGGTAAGGGACCGAAGGAGAACGACCGATGAACGCCGCCATCATCTTCGGCCTTCTGCTGGTTCTGATGCTCACCGGCATGCCGATCTCGATCTCGCTCGGCCTGACTGTTCTGACCTTCCTCTTCACCATGACCAACGTGCCGATCGAGGCCGTGGCGCTGAAGCTGTTCACCGGCATCGAGAAGTTCGAGATCATGGCGATCCCGTTCTTCATCCTGGCCGGCAACTTCCTGACGCACGGCGGCGTGGCCCGGCGCATGATCAACTTCGCCACCGCGATGGTCGGCCACTGGCACGGCGGCCTCGGCCTCGCCGGCGTGATGGGCTGCGCCCTGTTCGCGGCAGTGTCCGGCTCCAGCCCGGCGACGGTGGTGGCCATCGGCTCCATCGTGCTTCCGGCGATGGTCGCCCAGGGCTTCCCGAAGCAGTTCGGCGCCGGCGTCATCACCACCTCGGGCGCGCTGGGCATCCTGATCCCGCCGTCCATCGTGATGGTGATGTACTCGGTCGCCACCAGCGGCAGCCCGCACGCCGCGTCGGTCGGCCAGCTCTTCATGGCGGGGGTCATCCCCGGCCTGATGCTGGCCTTCGTGCTGGGCGGCGTCACCTGGTACCGCGCCCGCAAGTTCGGCTATCCACGCCTGCCGAAGGCCAGCCTCGCCCAGCGGCTCAAGGCTCTGCGTGAAGCGATCTGGGGCCTTCTGCTGATCGTCATCGTCATCGGCGGCATCTATTCCGGCATCTTCACGCCGACCGAGGCCGCGGCGATGAGCGCCGTCTACGCCTTCATCATCGCCGTCTTCGTCTACAAGGACATGCCGTTGCGCGGCGTGCCGAAGGTGCTGCTGTCCTCGGCCAGCATGTCGGCCATGCTGCTCTACATCATCACGAACGCGGTGCTGTTCTCGTTCGTGCTGACCTCGGAGAACATCCCGCAGGCCATCGCCGACTGGATCGTCGGCCAGGGACTGGGCGTGATCGCCTTCCTGCTGGTGACGAACATCCTTCTGCTGATGGCCGGCAACTTCATGGAGCCGTCTTCCATCGTGCTGATCATGGCGCCGATCCTGTTCCCGGTCGCCATCAAGCTGGGCATCGATCCCGTGCATTTCGGCATCATGATGGTCGTGAACATGGAGGTCGGCATGTGCCACCCCCCGGTGGGCCTGAACCTCTACGTCGCGTCGGGCATCACCAAGATGGGCATCACCGAGCTGACCGTGGCCGTCTGGCCGTGGCTGCTGGCGATGCTGGGCTTCCTGGTGCTGATCACCTACGTGCCGATCATCTCCACCTGGCTGCCGCGCGCGCTGGGGATGATGTAATCCTCTGCCCGCGGGCGAAGGCCCATAAGGAAAACCCCTCGCCGGATCGCTCCGGCGAGGGGTTTTCTCTTTTCGGGGACGCCGGATGGCATCACGCCTTCTTGACGAATTCCGACTTCAGGTTCATCGCGCCGATGCCGTCGATCTTGCAGGCGATGTTGTGGCCGTCGGCCCCGTCGACCAAGCGGATGTTCTTCACCTTGGTGCCGCCCTTGACGACCAGGGACGAGCCTTTGACCTTCAGATCCTTGATGACCGTCACCGCGTCGCCGTCGCTCAGCGCGTTCCCGTTGGCGTCCCGCACTCCCTGATCCGCCGCCTCCGTGCCCGCGCCACCTTCGGCCTGCGGGTTCCATTCATGGGCGCATTCGGGGCAGATCCACAGCATGCCGTCCTGATAGACATGCTCGGAGTTGCATTTCGGGCACTTCAATCCGTCGTCCATATCATCCTCGCCGTTCGGGAGCGGCATCCTAGTGCGGTGACGCGAAATCCGGAAACGCAACGTGCCCGCGGCGGGCATTTCCTCCCGCCGCAGGCACGTTGCGTGTCATCGCAAGGCCGTTTATGCCGCCTTGATCGAGGCCAGGAACTTCTGCACCTCGTCGCGCAGATCGACGAAGCGCGCCTGGAGGGTCTGGGCGACCTCCACCGACTCGCGGGCCGCCGTCGCCACCTCCGACGAGGCGCCGGAGGCGACCGCGATGCTGCGGGTCACCGTGTCGGCCTCGCCGGCCACGGTGCGGACCTTCTCGGCGATCTCGCCGGTCGCCGCCAGTTGCTCCTGGACCGAGGCGGCGATCTCCGCGGAGCGCTGGCTGAGCTGGCCGATGGTCTCGGTGATGGCGCCGATGGCGGACACCGTCTCCTGGGTGACCGACTGGATGGCGCCGATCTGGGTGGCGATCTCCTCCGTCGCCTTGGCGGTCTGGCTGGCCAGATTCTTCACCTCACTCGCCACCACGGCGAAGCCCTTGCCGGCCTCCCCGGCCCGCGCCGCCTCGATGGTCGCGTTGAGCGCCAGCAGGTTCGTCTGGCCGGCGATGGAGGTGATGAGGCTGGTGATCTCGCCGATCTTGGCGGCGCCGGCGGCCAGAGCCTCCACCGTCTTGCGGCTGGCGTCGGCACGGTCGATGGCCTGGGCCGACATGGCGACCGACTGCTTCACGCTTTCGGCGATGCTGCGGATCGACTGGGTGAGCTGCTCCGCCGCCGCGCTGGCGGTCTGGACGGTGCGGCTGGTCTCGTCGGCGGCGCCGGCCACCGAGGCGTTGCACTGGTCGGCGCGCAGCGCGCTCTCCAGCATGCTGCCGGCGCTGCCCTTCATCTGCGAGGCGGCGGTGGAGGCCTCGCCGACCGTCGCCTGGACCGAGCGGTCGAAGGCGGCGGCGAGGCGGGTCAGACGCTCGCCCCGCTGCGCCTCCTCGGCCTGCCGGGCCAGCTTCTCGGCTTCGAGCTGCTGGCGGTGCTGGGCGTTCTGGCGGAGCATGTCGATGGTGCGGGCCATCGCCCCCATCTCGTCGCGGCGGTCCAGCGCCGGCACGGCGACCGCGTAGTCGCCCTGGGCCAGCCGCCCGACCATCGCGGTGATCTGCATCAGCGGGCGCGTGATGGCCGAGACGACGAGGTAGAGCGCCGCCATGATGGCGAGGAAGGCGACCGCCCCCACGGCGATCTGGGTCGCCGCGTCGGCGGTCACCCGCGCCTCCACCCGGTCCGTGCGCAGACGCAGGACGAACTCGCCGATGGTCTTGCGCTGCCCGGCCTGCCCGCCGACGATCGGCTTCACCACCTCGATGAAGCCCTTCGCGGCCTTGGTGTCGCCGACCTCGGCGACCACCTTGGCCTTGTCGTCACGCACCTGGGCGCCGAGGAAGTCGGGGTCGGAAGACGGCGCCTTGGCGACCTCGCGCACCTGCTCGGTGTCGAAGTCGAAGAGCGGAATCGCCGCCGCGCGGGCCTGCAGCGAGGCCACCATGTCGGCGCGCGCCGCCAGCGTCTCCTTGGCCTGGTTGGCCGAGCTGTGCACGCCCCAGGCGATGGCCAGCACCTGATAGACCAGCAGCACGCCGCCGATCAGCAACAGCGCCCGCAGGCGCAGCCCCAAACCACCGCCTTGATCTCCGCGGTCCTGAAACCCGCCTACCGCGCCGCTGACCGTCATGATCCGCCCTTTTCTCTTGCTGAACAATCGGTTGCCGAACGGTCGGCGCCCGCCTCGGCGCTATTGGGTCG
This window encodes:
- a CDS encoding zinc ribbon domain-containing protein YjdM; amino-acid sequence: MDDGLKCPKCNSEHVYQDGMLWICPECAHEWNPQAEGGAGTEAADQGVRDANGNALSDGDAVTVIKDLKVKGSSLVVKGGTKVKNIRLVDGADGHNIACKIDGIGAMNLKSEFVKKA
- a CDS encoding TRAP transporter large permease; amino-acid sequence: MNAAIIFGLLLVLMLTGMPISISLGLTVLTFLFTMTNVPIEAVALKLFTGIEKFEIMAIPFFILAGNFLTHGGVARRMINFATAMVGHWHGGLGLAGVMGCALFAAVSGSSPATVVAIGSIVLPAMVAQGFPKQFGAGVITTSGALGILIPPSIVMVMYSVATSGSPHAASVGQLFMAGVIPGLMLAFVLGGVTWYRARKFGYPRLPKASLAQRLKALREAIWGLLLIVIVIGGIYSGIFTPTEAAAMSAVYAFIIAVFVYKDMPLRGVPKVLLSSASMSAMLLYIITNAVLFSFVLTSENIPQAIADWIVGQGLGVIAFLLVTNILLLMAGNFMEPSSIVLIMAPILFPVAIKLGIDPVHFGIMMVVNMEVGMCHPPVGLNLYVASGITKMGITELTVAVWPWLLAMLGFLVLITYVPIISTWLPRALGMM
- a CDS encoding sensor histidine kinase; this encodes MTGGAASAAHGLGQRGPVQAMPIVAMALVVLLFGVFLWVLHRSEREEETLTLIKDVLWVEQNLHFQLTSDEEKLQYLAESLGREDTTPVNYPVMARHIVTVNPAIQRVVRLDAQGRPMRSEPPVDDGPALDDAFGPSPRADAFLIARSSGRRAYSAPYRLGAADTAFEIVIPIFRGDQFAGALAGVLSIDALLTHHVPWWFAQRYQLEVLDPYGAVLGTKSRIAMPEPRRSHVVPFDPPGHGLTLVATLHQLSGNLGRNILIAAIFALTVSALWSLWAVRRHIARRIRAEEALRAEHAFRKAMEDSLTVGMRARDLDGRIIYVNPAFCRMVGWSAEELVGAGPIMPYWLPEDLAHTEEVFRAVLAGNAPANGFELRFRRANGERFDALIYEAPLIDAKGRHTGWMGSVLDITERKRAEELARQQQERLQQTARLITMGKMASTLAHELNQPLSAIASYCTGCLNRLQAGSIRPDELATALEKLSGQAKRAGQIIRRIHDFVRKSEPNVAPCCLSEMLEDCVALMEADARQQGVKLVLEVGNGLPAVMADRILLQQVVVNLMRNGIEAMAATRRDRRRLSVTVQAQDGAVLTRIQDRGCGISPENAEKLFSPFFTTKTEGMGMGLNICRSIIEHHQGRLWFEPAPDGGTVFLFSLPVLSAPSLTGAVVSQDERPQDV
- a CDS encoding sensor histidine kinase — translated: MRLPSSTLGLGLAAIAPLLLFLAVVVWILDLRQQDVLAAELAAQARTVMVAIDRELESKARPLELLASLSRKTVNDLALLKSEAAEAVRSQPGWLAMGLVTVEDMSFLFHTQYTLGASLPPPRLDDVTRQVAATRRTVVGGVLPPGGPPGRPALIVRAPVLDPDDPEGTPIRHVLSLAVGLDGLDAVLRGSGIPAAWTVSVVDPAMVIAARSHDPDRHVGQRVRDSMVPRLTGQNPGLFSGTTREGHAALVLVHRSQQTGWSIIVAVPFEQISSQLNRTRTTILAGAAGAGLATLVLSLVVTRHVRRRRHAEREARIAREAMLAEQRRRLEAEKEHAEAANLAKSDFLANMSHELRTPLNAIIGFSEALLSGLFGPSPPKHQDYIASIHASGQHLLTLVNDVLDMAKVEAGRLELYPEPVSVAVLLGECLELMEALADQKGVLVETAPVEPGLTVMADALRLRQAVLNLLSNAIKFTPAGGRVRADAARDESGCVVMTVADSGIGMSPEDIQIALEPFRQVNGYMTKAHSGTGLGLPLAKRFVEAHGGRLDLCSAPGEGTVVRIILPGAPPAAPATEPSAASLLKAE
- a CDS encoding TRAP transporter substrate-binding protein, coding for MKFVSLLCATVAAGCLMAATAATAQEPIVIKFSHVVAPETPKGKGAEKFKQLAEQRTGGKVKVEVYPNSQLYKDKEELEALQLGAVQMLAPSLAKFGPLGAKEFEIFDLPYIFPCKTALVKVTTGPIGKQLFQKLENKGITGLAYWDNGFKIMSANKPLHATADFKGLKMRIQSSKVLDAQMRALGALPQVMAFSEVYQALQTGVVDGTENPPSNMYTQKMHEVQSHATLSDHGYLGYAVIVNKKFWDGLPGDVRTQLDGAMKEATEYANNIAQEENDKALEAMKAAGKTKFYELTKEERASWRQAMLPVHEDMASRVGKELLASIKTETDAAKCE
- a CDS encoding response regulator transcription factor, yielding MCEPKLHIVDDDEAIRDAMGWLFQSRNVPVASWPSAEAFLADYDPAMAGCLLLDIRMEGMSGLELFDRLTAMGCRMPVLFLTGHGDVPIAVSALKKGARDFVEKPFNDNDLVDRVIEALAFDAGERARQAGQAGVAARLATLTQRERQVMGLVVAGKLNKVIADELGISMRTVEVHRAHVFEKMGVKTAVELARILAAVG
- a CDS encoding TRAP transporter small permease, with amino-acid sequence MPMKILDHLEEILIAFLMAAATTIIFVAVVHRYASGIPVIQDYILHWNLAWAQELCIYMFVWMAKFGAAYGVRTGIHVGVDVLINKLSVPMRSKFIVFGLLAGALFTGVVGTMGSTFVWHMSDTEQVSADLEWPMWIIYLAIPIGSYLMCFRFLQVMVNFLRTGELPHHDHGHVEGLEEDTTDPQRAAQDVNWYEMDDNLHPHDIAHHEGRQPGNGPAGPAAGKGPKENDR
- a CDS encoding methyl-accepting chemotaxis protein; its protein translation is MARTIDMLRQNAQHRQQLEAEKLARQAEEAQRGERLTRLAAAFDRSVQATVGEASTAASQMKGSAGSMLESALRADQCNASVAGAADETSRTVQTASAAAEQLTQSIRSIAESVKQSVAMSAQAIDRADASRKTVEALAAGAAKIGEITSLITSIAGQTNLLALNATIEAARAGEAGKGFAVVASEVKNLASQTAKATEEIATQIGAIQSVTQETVSAIGAITETIGQLSQRSAEIAASVQEQLAATGEIAEKVRTVAGEADTVTRSIAVASGASSEVATAARESVEVAQTLQARFVDLRDEVQKFLASIKAA